The Nyctibius grandis isolate bNycGra1 chromosome 7, bNycGra1.pri, whole genome shotgun sequence region CTACCACATCAAGTGACATGTCCATTTACCATGAATTCCACAGAAATCTTTAGTGACAAATCAACAGTTTTGCTGGCAACAATGTATTCTCAAGGAAGATACATGGCTCAGAGTCCAAGGTATTGGTATCAGTCTTtcagtggggttttgttttcaaatgaagttTCCAACTTTAAGAATAGTCTCTTGAGCCCTCTCTTTCACAGCAGCTTCTAGCAGAAGTTTTAGAGACAGTTAGCTCTGCAAGGGCAAGGCCAGTTTTAGTCTGTGCACAAAAGAACCAGGTGAAACTCCAgccccactgaagtcaacagcaaaATTCCCATTGGCCTCAGAGAAGCAGATCTAAAGCGAGTCAGCAGTTAGTCAAAGGGAACCCTACTAGGCAATTCCTGCACTATCCTCATCTTCTGCACATACACAGTACTCCCACACACGTaaagaagttttgttttgttcccttGTTTTTCTTGCCATTGGCAACTCTTACAGATGTTGGGTCTATTTTTTGGCATTTACTCTGAGAAACCTCAACACTGGAGCACGCCACTATTGTACTTCATTTTGCTTCTGGTCTTAAGaattcagagaagagaaaaacagttacAGCAGGACATTGTTGGTACTTGACAGATTTCATTCATCGAATCAGAGTTACGGACAATGTCCTATATTCTTAGCGTATCAGTGCCATTTTTCCTAGTTCCACTAAATTAAGTCAGAGATGACAACAACTTAAAGAAGTCACTGCCTTCCATTATTACTAAACTTCCTGACTTTGAATAAACACCTTTTGAGTTTTACTTAGAGGATTTCTGCCTCAAAAAGCCTGCATGCTTCACAGAAGTAGCCAAACAAATAAGGCTTACCAGCTTTAGTTATCCCTGTGCATACTAAGCTATCTTGGTTATCAAGTAACCATTCCCCTTCAACAAACAAATAGCTACTTTTAATAGAGGAGAAATTTTTACCTAGTATCGCTACTGCCACgtatctcatttttaaaagagattttgaaGACTGTAGTTGGAGTCTGGATACCTCTGTGTCAAATGAAAACTCTTAAGTCTTAGTGCTTTAGGGTGAGAAAGACAAACCTCAtgacaagaaacaaaataaaccctATTTCACTATAATATCtcataattatttaaatatactgCAATTTGATACCAGAAACAaagcaggcatttttttttttgcggagaacagaaaaaaaaacgcTTAAACAGACAACTGTGAAAATGGCTAATGCAAACAGACCATTCAAACCCATCATTCCTCAAATCTGATACTGAATgagttttaatttgttttgcagttACTTCAGTACAGCTATCTAAAAAGGTAAACAAACTACAGCTCTGTTATACTTGGATAGTATGAGTGGTATGGTACGCTCCAGAAGTCTCTAGTAGGCTATGGCTACACGTGACAGGATTCCTCAGAAGGGGAACAGAACAGGTTTGTCATTAAGGTCACTTAAATCTTTGTTATAGCAAATTGGAACCAAATGGCTGACTTCTGCAGGATTTCTGACAGGAATCCAGTAGAGCTGGTTTCAAGTTTCAGATGGCCACTAAAACAGCTGTAACCTTCTCTTCCAGAAGTTGTGATCCACATGGTGTCCACAATGAGTGCAGCAAGTCTGAGGTAGTCAACCTTTACGAAGGCTCAGTATCTGAAcataaaaagattttgaaatgaCCACTGGCTGTAGGTATCTTTCTGAGCAATTAAAGAACACTGATGACTCTTGTTCAAACCATTGACATTAATTTGCCCCATATCCAATGGAGAAGTTGTAACATATTATGCTTCCATAGTGCAGGAGAACCAATCACTTACGTCAAAGTAGTCTGCACTTGCTGCAGTAGATCCAGCAGAAATAAGGTGGCATGTTCATCATAGCCGTTAGCTGTAGTTTAGTTACCTTAGTAGAAGGGTTACCAAAAAAGCATTCCTTAATTGTAATGTGTATGCAGCTCTACTGATCCCCAAGCACAGCATACTGGTTGTCTAGCTGAAGTTTAAGTGCCTGGTTTTTTGAGACCTCATCCCTACCTCTAGTTTTGTGTTTTACTACTTCAAAgctcttctccatttctttatccctaagggaaaataaatgtaatcaGTAAATATCTTATCACTAGCTTGTGAATTGTGAATTTCTAGTCGATTTCCACCCCATCCCAACAAAAACATTATGAACACAGAACACTAAGGTCTAGAGTTTTAACAGAACAGCCAAAcattcccaagcaaatcttgTAAAACTTCCATCTCCAGAATCAAGCTCATCACCCAGTACAATTCAGATTATATTCTACATTTCACTATTAACATTctcaaaagtaaatttaaatgcatttatgaAAAATAGGTTTTAGAAAGCAGAAGTCCATTTCTAGAACGCTCACTCAGGATTTCACCTTAGCTCAATTTGCACTGTTCTAACCCTAAAGCATCAATGACAGCATGTCTCATTTGTCAAGCAGACAAagccacaccaaaaaaaaaaaaaaaaaaacaaaacccaaagcttCTGCTCGGCTGTATTAGTCAATAACATGGCAAGCAGAAataaaccccccccaaaaaatcccaaGGGAATTAGGTATTGGCCTAGCTGTGTCTTCTGTAGGGAATGAGGTTATGGAAAGATCAGGACTCAAAAGCAGGGTGAGACTCAAGTCTTCAGCaccacaaaatacaaaacacttcATCAAAATTGGGGGGGCTCATCATTGTAAACCACAGCTCAGACAGCAAGTTTATTGATTTCCATTTGTATTAAACCTCATTCCTCCATTTAAATTACCTTCACATCTCTAATGAGAAGGCAGTGTGCTCAAGACATCCTACTCATGTCTACTGACAGTAGTAACACAGAGCCTCACCATGGCTAGTATCTCAGGGAACCAGATGCTGCCAAGAGCAGAAATATTCTGCTTCAGGGAAATCCTTCAGCAAGTCAAAGATAAGGTAACTGGCAGTCTTGCTTGGCTATCTCACTGGGCTATGTCCCACAAAAGTTATTTTGTGGGAAGCCCTTCCTAGAGTTGGAAAATACAGTTAAGACCTCTCCCACATCTCTTTGccaaacagaataattttagttATATCTTTCCTCTGTGGAAAGATTCAGGCTTAAGAcctaaaacaaaataagaactTAGAGAAAGAAGCTAAAATATGTCTCTTAGGGAATTAATGGAATGTACTTACTTTCGACTGTCTACAAGCTTGGCGGTGGACTGCAGTGATGGAAACTGCGTATCACTATAGATTTCTGGTGGTCCTTGCTGTGCTCTCCGTGGCCTGCCGCCCTCCCTGGCGCCAGGCGGCCTGTATACACCACCAGTCTGAACTGGTTCTGGGGTTTCTGTAACTAATTATAAGAACAAGATTTAGTCAAGAGAATATGTTTGCATTCatatctgggggaaaaaaaaaaaaacaaaccaaaaaccatgaataaaaaaagaaaataatcttacaAGTATGTTTTTGCATCTTTTAAAGCTCtggaagcaaatattttagaCAAAGCAGGAAATCAGGTGTCACCTAATTTAACCTATACTTAGTAGTCAAATGAAAACGTGATTCCAGTGTATTACCTCATAAAGTTCAGGGAACCAAAATCACTGGTGAGGACTTCATGCTTCTTATTTGCAATTTATTAGCAGCTTATATTTAAAACTAGAGACTGAAACACATAATTATATATTTGCCAAATCTCATTTAGAGCACCTCTCCAGATGCAGAAAAGAATATCCAGATAGTTCATATTTAAGGTAACAATCTACAATAAAATAACACTGATTAATTAGCTTTACCTCCTTGCCTGCACAAATAAGAATAAACACAGCAAGCCACTTTTCAATGAATTTCTCAATGGAAGGGAGTAGTCTAAACTCAGATCATGGCTAAGTAGTGTATCTCTGCTGATGCtaataaattgcatttaatcAAAACTAAAGTCCTATCCCAGTTAGAGAATCAATTTTCTAATGTCATGTTCTCTGTACCTTAGAACTCATTTGAAAAGCATACTACTAACCATGGAACCCTACTCAAGAACTGCCATATCAGACATCAGATATTGGCTGAACATCCACTTAATTgtcaaagcagtatttttagaTCAGCAGAAATGCTTCCAACAGATATTTTGCCGATTGCAAAGTAGAGGGATCTCCTTCAAAGATGGAATGCTTCCCCCCTCCGCTTTCaaagtcagaaataaaaaccCCTCCATTCGTGTTTATTTAAAGTATCTGAGGGTACTATCAATTCAGTTCCTCAGATCCCTTCACAGGACAATTTTGTCATTTGCTAGTATGTCAAACAAGCCATGAGTATGTTAGAAGGTGCCTGAATAGGAACTGCTCCTTGAGCTCTACCCTCTGAGCAGCTTAATTCAACCTGATACGCTTCCGATTGGAAAAAGCAACAACTCTGAGTTAAATTTACCAATTGGTTCAACGACAGGTGCTGGTGCCGGAGCTGACTTGTTCCAAGGACCAGATGATCTGTCTACACCACCACCAGTCTCCTCCCAGTTGTCACCaggttcttctcttttttcactttcatcatcttctttttcactataaaagagaaatgGTAAGTAGCATTTTACAAACAGAGGTTTAAGAGTTGCCAGATTACACAATCGCCATAGACAAGACTTCACGGCTGCTGTACCGAAGATACTAGATTTAACCAGACTACATTAGTCCTGTAATCACTGTATTAGTACTTCCACCTGAACAATTTTTGGCGCACTGCTACATAACTTGgcaactgagaagaaaaaaagttctttaaaagACGACAAATTCAAACTGCACTAAGTGATCAAATAAATCGATTTCTTATTTTGAGCTTAACGACTTTTTTCATACTAAGACAGTCATGCATTTGGAAGTGATGAGAAGATAAAGCAGGAAAGGGCTACAAGTCCAGCTTCCATCAAATGCTTTAGTCAAGAGGAAATAACTGCGGAAAAGTAGTGACAGAAAGCAAGTCCTGAGCTCCCATTCCCTATAACCACAACCACCTGAGAAACACTCTTATATTACCCATACAAATGTAATCTATAACcaactcagatttttttaaagcaggcaaTCAAAtaaatagagagaaaaatatgccatttttaaaagataaatccTATGCAAAAGCCtgactgtattttatttagacTGTTATTTTGCATAGAAATAGTCAGAGactcaaaataatttgctaGATAAAGCTACTACAGAAAGTTGTGTGGTATAATGAGACATACATGGAGGGTGAGGCTGCtaagaaaacccaaaacattgatctgaacagcagcagcaaagtgtgAATACAGAAGTAGTTTATAATACACCAAATGCTACTAATCATGATCAGGTAAGCTTTCTATATAAGTAATAATCAGAGAACAGTTAAAAATACCtaccatttctgaaaattaaacgACCTTTCACTGTTCATCCAACTACAGTAACAATCATAGTAACCTGGACCAAGGGCCTAAACACATCATTATTCTATTTTAAACTACAGTCAAAAGCAGATGCCTACAGGCTACCTAGAACAAAGTATACGTAACTTTGATAACCAGATACTCTGTGTCCCATTTTCAGCAAAGAGATCTCCAGAGCTGGATAATTTATAATCTCCAGtgggtttttcttccatttacttCTCCACTCTCCCTCTGAATCCACTAACTGAGCAGTTACAAAATCCTGTGGCAGAAACGTCCACATGCCTGAAAATCTGCCACAGCATCAAAAGCATTCAGAATGCCGACCTTTGTCTGGAAAACCAAAGTGCTGGCTTTTCAATCAAACAGTACTAGCAGTCAGTGAAGCAGCAGCCCACTTGTTACTTGTCCATTCAGACACGTGATTATCCGCTGTGACACTTCAATGGTACGGAGAGCGTGTGGACCAAATACATGCAAAGGGCCTAAAAGGACTAGTTAACTGAAGGGGGAgggaatgttaaaaaaataaataaataaatcaaagaaTATGTAAGACCTGCTCAAAGAGTGAAGAAAGCATCTATTGCACTGCTTAGAGGTACGACGACTTTAAGATGGCATTATTCTGAACATCATCAATACCTGGACAATGAGGATATTATGTGACATTCTCAGTCTAAGATTGAGGtcataaaaatcctttttctgacCTGATGAATCGTTTTTCTTAACCAGGACAGACTTAAGCAGACTTACTTTGGACCAGACTACAGGAACAATctaaaggaaaagcaaacaaagaatcCTGGATAAGACTCATAAATGCAGTCCTGTAGGATCTTGTCATGAGACACTAGTTTTACCAACTATATTTTcgtttttttgaaataaaagtgcAGTGGTTCAGAAAGTCACTCCCTAAACTGAGATACTGAACAGCTTGAGTCAGATACCCTTGCAGCAGTCAAATGATTCAGTGGGAACTACTACCCTGCACTCCTCTCTCACAGAACTTCCTACTTTATTATCTTTATAGAGGGGAATGTTAAGcatttgtaataaaaatctgAGTCCCAACCAAAACAGACAGACCTAGAGTATCAACAgagatttagaaaataaagagaatgtCAGCAGAGAACAGTCAAACCTAAGTTACCCTGCAGCAAACTTCTGCATTATCAGAAACACATCAGACTCTGTAATTGGACTCCATGTAGGCAGCTCGGAAGAAAAACCATACTTTTTAGACATAGGTGATGATTatactggagagaaaaagaaaaaaaaaaaaaagtagtaccTTATTTGCATGGACTGAACTCTAAGACCACTATAatcaatttcttccttttgctcaaACTCCTTCCAATCATCCTCTTCCtgtaagaagagaaaaacataagTTGTTACCTTCTTTACATTGAAAGTAGAAAAGAAGAATGTAACTAAGATAATACAATGAAAACTAAGGGTCAAGGTGCACTTCCATGGGAAACTGATCTGTGTGCACCACCGCCAACAGGCAAAGGATTCCACTCCCTCCTCCCCTAACCTACTGTATGTCATCTAGGATGCACTTGGGAGCTGACTTTTAACTCACTAGAACAGCTGAGAAACACCACAGCAGAAAAGTCACTCAAGTGAAAGAAAACCCCATCACCTCAGTAAAAATCGAGCGGGAAGTCAAGGGACAACACAAAGTAGGGAACAGGACCGTGCAGTCAAGACCAGGGAAATACAAGGGCAAGACCTCTGCCTTTTACTAACAGTAAGCTTTTATGACAGCCTGAATGCACATGAAGCTTTAGATTTACTTTCCATCACCTATTCCACGAGCTAAACAGTAAAGAGCATTTGCAATAGCTTACAATGGATTTATGACAAAGATTAATATTGGTAAATTTGACTTTTTCACATTCACAACCACATTTACaacctttcttgttttcttaacAATGTTTTTATAACAGTAAAAAGGTCAGCTTCAAAATCTCTTCACAGCAATCTCTTAGtacacaaaaccagcagaatACTAGTCTTTGGAGAGCACCACTTTAAAGTTCTAAAACAGGAGTTTTATTACGTGTTTGGGGAAAGAGCAACCCACCTAAGCGGAGCCAATTTTGTCCTACTGTGTAATCAGCAGATTCTGGGGTTACTAAGGTAGACCAGAAACGGAACAGAACAGATAAGCAGTCCTCCCATGTTCCTAGTCACAGTTTTAAGGCATACACAGCCTAATTAGTAGTTTACATAATCCCTACATTCTACATGAAATGCAGTTACATTACTTTAAATACGAAGACCTTGCAAGAAAGATCTGCCAATGGCATAACCCCTTTCTGAACAGCTGAGAAAACAGCTTCTTTTAAGAGCCCTGTCCAAGGATCTTCTATATTATCAACCTCTAGCAGGAAAACTTTGACCTGCTTTAAAGTAACAGCAGAAGTAGAAAGTGACCTCATGTTATCGCACCATCTGCTGAAGATTCAGTCTTTTGGAAGAGTGTGAGTCTACAGCCCTAAAATCTTTTAGCTTTCTTATATCCTCATCTCCATGGAAACATCACAGTTTCCAAACTAATGTACCTTTCATGTTTAATGATCTTTATTTCTAATCCAAGTACAAGCTTCAGTCAAAACCAGATATTATTTTACAACCAAATGAGCGGAAGAACAGCTGGAAGATTACCACTGACCTTGGTCTACTTAGAAAGCTACTGCAGGTGTCAAGCTCCCCAAGTTAAACAACACTAGGAAACAGCAGACTAtttcttaaaattcattttaaaagatacagCACGGCCAGCTGTAAGGCACTAACTCAACTACGAGCACTTAAGCTTCTCTTGCGTTCTAACAGTTTCCCTGTAATACggtagaaaaaaattactggcaGTAAAGCCCTTCCTGGCAGAAAGGCAAAGAGCCCGGCGTTTGTCTGCACAGCCAAGGGGATCTTATCGCCAAGGTCCACAGGCCACGCGCCACAAACCCAGGTGGCCTAAGGCTGGCACCTGATACACATCCCTAGTCCCGGCCACTACCTTGCGCCGAGACCCAGAAACCAGGGAGGGCTGTGCAGAACCGACGCCGCAGCCCGGGAACCGG contains the following coding sequences:
- the CDV3 gene encoding protein CDV3 homolog isoform X3, which produces MAETEERSLDDFFAKRDKKKRKEKSNRGAAAASSASNAASNAAGAAVAAGGTRPADGSGSGAAASNASSAKTTTKEEDDWKEFEQKEEIDYSGLRVQSMQISEKEDDESEKREEPGDNWEETGGGVDRSSGPWNKSAPAPAPVVEPIVTETPEPVQTGGVYRPPGAREGGRPRRAQQGPPEIYSDTQFPSLQSTAKLVDSRKY
- the CDV3 gene encoding protein CDV3 homolog isoform X4, producing MAETEERSLDDFFAKRDKKKRKEKSNRGAAAASSASNAASNAAGAAVAAGGTRPADGSGSGAAASNASSAKTTTKEEDDWKEFEQKEEIDYSGLRVQSMQISEKEDDESEKREEPGDNWEETGGGVDRSSGPWNKSAPAPAPVVEPIVTETPEPVQTGGVYRPPGAREGGRPRRAQQGPPEIYSDTQFPSLQSTAKLVDSRK
- the CDV3 gene encoding protein CDV3 homolog isoform X1; the protein is MAETEERSLDDFFAKRDKKKRKEKSNRGAAAASSASNAASNAAGAAVAAGGTRPADGSGSGAAASNASSAKTTTKEEDDWKEFEQKEEIDYSGLRVQSMQISEKEDDESEKREEPGDNWEETGGGVDRSSGPWNKSAPAPAPVVEPIVTETPEPVQTGGVYRPPGAREGGRPRRAQQGPPEIYSDTQFPSLQSTAKLVDSRKDKEMEKSFEVVKHKTRGRDEVSKNQALKLQLDNQYAVLGDQ
- the CDV3 gene encoding protein CDV3 homolog isoform X2, with product MAETEERSLDDFFAKRDKKKRKEKSNRGAAAASSASNAASNAAGAAVAAGGTRPADGSGSGAAASNASSAKTTTKEEDDWKEFEQKEEIDYSGLRVQSMQISEKEDDESEKREEPGDNWEETGGGVDRSSGPWNKSAPAPAPVVEPIVTETPEPVQTGGVYRPPGAREGGRPRRAQQGPPEIYSDTQFPSLQSTAKLVDSRNLTSYSLS